From the genome of Gorilla gorilla gorilla isolate KB3781 chromosome 4, NHGRI_mGorGor1-v2.1_pri, whole genome shotgun sequence, one region includes:
- the AMZ2 gene encoding archaemetzincin-2 isoform X3 — MKPSSQPVISLDPLPCILHQIGSPPTLRLPKTSNSSSVILTERHPLQTNAAFIYSPLVNTGSLGNTRIISEEYIKWLTGYCKAYFYGLRVKLLEPVPVSATRCSFRVNENTHNLQIHAGDILKFLKKKKPEDAFCVVGITMIDLYPRDSWNFVFGQASLTDGVGIFSFARYGSDFYSMRYEGKVKKLKKTSSSDYSIFDNYYIPEITSVLLLRSCKTLTHEIGHIFGLRHCQWLACLMQGSNHLEEADRRPLNVCPICLRKLQCAIGFSTVERYKALVRWIDDESSDTPGATPEHSCEDNGNLPKPVEAFKEWKEWIIKCLAVLQK, encoded by the exons ATGAAGCCTTCCAGCCAGCCAGTAATCTCTTTGGACCCATTACCTTGCATTCTCCATCAGATTGGATCACCTCCCACCCTGAGGCTCCCCAAGACTTCGAACAGTTCTTCAGTGATCCTTACAGAAAGACACCCTCTCCAAACAAACGCAGCATTTATATACAGTCCATTGGTAAATACTG GCTCTCTAGGAAACACCAGAATTATCAGTGAAGAATATATTAAATGGCTCACGGGCTACTGTAAAGCATATTTCTATGGCTTGAGAGTAAAACTCCTAGAACCAGTTCCTGTTTCTGCAACAAGATGTTCCTTTAGAGTCAATGAGAACACACACAACCTACAAATTCATGCAG ggGACATCCTGAagttcttgaaaaagaagaaacctgAAGATGCCTTCTGTGTTGTGGGAATAACAATGATTGATCTTTACCCAAGAGACTCGTGGAATTTTGTCTTTGGACAGGCCTCTTTGACAGATG GTGTGGGGATATTCAGCTTTGCTAGGTATGGCAGTGATTTTTATAGCATGCGCTATGAAGGCAAAGTGAAGAAGCTCAAGAAAACATCTTCAAGTGACTATTCAATTTTTGACAACTATTATATTCCAGAAATAACTAGTGTTTTACTACTTCGATCCTGTAAG ACTTTAACCCATGAGATCGGACACATATTTGGACTGCGACACTGCCAGTGGCTTGCATGCCTCATGCAAGGCTCCAACCACTTGGAAGAAGCTGACCGGCGCCCTCTAAACGTTTGCCCTATCTGTTTGCGCAAGTTGCAGTGTGCTATTGGCTTCAGCACTGTAGAAAGATACAAA GCACTGGTGAGGTGGATTGATGATGAATCTTCTGACACACCTGGAGCAACTCCAGAACACAGTTGCGAGGATAATGGGAATTTACCAAAACCCGTGGAAGCctttaaggaatggaaagagtGGATAATAAAATGCCTGGCTGTTCTCCAAAAATAA
- the AMZ2 gene encoding archaemetzincin-2 isoform X2, translating into MQIIRHSEQTLKTALISKNPVLVSQYEKLDAGEQRLMNEAFQPASNLFGPITLHSPSDWITSHPEAPQDFEQFFSDPYRKTPSPNKRSIYIQSIGSLGNTRIISEEYIKWLTGYCKAYFYGLRVKLLEPVPVSATRCSFRVNENTHNLQIHAGDILKFLKKKKPEDAFCVVGITMIDLYPRDSWNFVFGQASLTDGVGIFSFARYGSDFYSMRYEGKVKKLKKTSSSDYSIFDNYYIPEITSVLLLRSCKTLTHEIGHIFGLRHCQWLACLMQGSNHLEEADRRPLNVCPICLRKLQCAIGFSTVERYKALVRWIDDESSDTPGATPEHSCEDNGNLPKPVEAFKEWKEWIIKCLAVLQK; encoded by the exons ATGCAAATAATACGGCACTCCGAACAGACACTAAAAACAGCTCTCATCTCAAAGAACCCAGTGCTTGTATCACAGTATGAGAAATTAGATGCTGGGGAACAACGTTTAATGAATGAAGCCTTCCAGCCAGCCAGTAATCTCTTTGGACCCATTACCTTGCATTCTCCATCAGATTGGATCACCTCCCACCCTGAGGCTCCCCAAGACTTCGAACAGTTCTTCAGTGATCCTTACAGAAAGACACCCTCTCCAAACAAACGCAGCATTTATATACAGTCCATTG GCTCTCTAGGAAACACCAGAATTATCAGTGAAGAATATATTAAATGGCTCACGGGCTACTGTAAAGCATATTTCTATGGCTTGAGAGTAAAACTCCTAGAACCAGTTCCTGTTTCTGCAACAAGATGTTCCTTTAGAGTCAATGAGAACACACACAACCTACAAATTCATGCAG ggGACATCCTGAagttcttgaaaaagaagaaacctgAAGATGCCTTCTGTGTTGTGGGAATAACAATGATTGATCTTTACCCAAGAGACTCGTGGAATTTTGTCTTTGGACAGGCCTCTTTGACAGATG GTGTGGGGATATTCAGCTTTGCTAGGTATGGCAGTGATTTTTATAGCATGCGCTATGAAGGCAAAGTGAAGAAGCTCAAGAAAACATCTTCAAGTGACTATTCAATTTTTGACAACTATTATATTCCAGAAATAACTAGTGTTTTACTACTTCGATCCTGTAAG ACTTTAACCCATGAGATCGGACACATATTTGGACTGCGACACTGCCAGTGGCTTGCATGCCTCATGCAAGGCTCCAACCACTTGGAAGAAGCTGACCGGCGCCCTCTAAACGTTTGCCCTATCTGTTTGCGCAAGTTGCAGTGTGCTATTGGCTTCAGCACTGTAGAAAGATACAAA GCACTGGTGAGGTGGATTGATGATGAATCTTCTGACACACCTGGAGCAACTCCAGAACACAGTTGCGAGGATAATGGGAATTTACCAAAACCCGTGGAAGCctttaaggaatggaaagagtGGATAATAAAATGCCTGGCTGTTCTCCAAAAATAA